DNA sequence from the Anas acuta chromosome 21, bAnaAcu1.1, whole genome shotgun sequence genome:
GTAGGCAGCTGAGCTCCGCCATGGCCACTTCCCCTcctgaaagggaaaggggagagaaacTATGGCAGAAAGGGTTCAAAGGTTGAGATAGTGACAGGGAAACCACTCAACACTTAccgtgacaggcaaaacagacttagcCTAGGGAAATTAGagaaatttattgcctattactaactAGGCAAAGAAGCgagaaacaaaacatattaaaacatatttcccccatccaccctcttccacctcctccccatgagcggcacaggggaatgggggctgcggtcaaTATTTGGCATgtttcccctgctgctccctcacgGCCACTCCCTggccctgtgctgtggggtctgtcccacgggatgccgtccctcccgaactgagcctgcggggcctgcccacaggcagcagctcctccagaactgctcccacacggctccgtcccacagggtccatcccccaggagcaaacggctccagcatgggtcccccacgggtggaCAGcactccccccagccccctgctcctgtgtgggctcctctccatggctgcagctccggcccagggcctgctcctgcgggggggtctccatgggccgcagcctcctccaggccacatccccCTGCTCtaccgggggctcctccagccatgggggggctgcagcgtggagatctgctccatgggggacccatgggtgcagggggacagcctgctccaccaggggcctctccctaGGCCgaaggggaactgctgctgcctgcctggagcacctcctgccctcctgcactgcccttgggggctgcagggctggccctcacccctctctctcccagctgctgctctgcagcagttttgttttgttttttttttttttcctttcttaaatttgctctcacagaggtgcaaacaccACCACTTCTTGGCCCAGCTCTGGCCAGGGAAGGCACACGAGGGGTTTGGGCTGGGGCTGACTTCTCCTCTTCCACAGGGGTATCAGGAACCCCCACGGCTCTGAGGGTTGTGTGTCAGCTGCCGGGGCTGTCATCGGGTCCCTGCTGTGACCCAGTGGATCCCCACCAGGACCCCGCTGGTGCCTGCGTCCACTGCCCTGGATCCCCCCACAGGCCCCTGGGTCTCTCCTGTGACCCCCCTGTATCTGAGCCTCCGGATAAAGGTGTTGGATCCTGGTGTGGTTTAACCTGAGCCCCGCACAGCCGCTTGCTGACTGCCCGTGGGGGGTGAGGCCGAGAATCAGGAAGGTACATGCGTCGCCCATGTGGTTCTTTCTACACAAACCCAAACCATGGGAGTTCCAGTGAACATTAACCGAGAGGAAAACAAaccggcctcctcctcctgggctgAGATTTGACGAGTGTGGGGCGGCCCTGGGGCGGTGCTGGGTGAGATGCGTTGCTCCCTGCGCCATCTTTTATCTGTGTTATCTGTGTGCCAAGGACAGACGggcactgccagcacagcagcagtcctgcaagcacagcagcaggtaCAGTGGGTCCTAGGGGTGGAGGGAAGCCTGCAGGAGGTGGTGGAATGGGGCAGCCATCGGTCCTGCAGCATCTTCTCTGCCTGGCGGTGAGCTCTGCCCACTCTcagtgactttttcttttctttcttccttcttagcCATGATAAGTATAATTCGAAGAGTGTTGTTTGGGACCAGCGTGGGAGTAGGTAAGGTTCTGGCCCCCGGCTTGGCCACGGCGCACTCGTGTCATGGGGTGGGTGAGCAGAGCTCACGGGCAAGGGCTGCCCCGTGCCTGGGCTGGGCACCCAGCGAGGCTTCAGCCGGGCTCTGGTGTGCTGGGGAACCCGTCACCAACCACTGCTGAAGCCCTGCACGCCTTTCCCCTGTGCCCCACAGCCCACGCTCTTTGCTCTGACACCCCATCCTCTTGGGATGGGACCTGGCATGCGGGTAGCAGATGTGTCGGTGTCCCTCCTGCAGGACTGGCGCTCTTTGGTGCCCCGGCAATCGTCTCTGCGTTGGGGTTTAAGGCGGGCGGCATCGCTGCGGGGTCCATAGCTGCCACGATGATGTCGGCGGCTGCCATAGCCAACAACGGAGGagtggctgctggcagcattGTGGCCGTGCTACAGTCGATCGGTGAGTAGtggggtgctgagctgcactGGGACCGTGCCTGAAGGGTTGCACATGCAGGAGCAATAGGGTTGTGAGCTTGGcttgctgcagagcctgggccCTTCAGTGCATCCTTGGTTTTATTCACCCAAACCTATGGGAAGGGGATAAATCCTTGGTGTGCTAGCAAGAGTCAGGGCTTGCTGGGATATGGGACCCCATCCTGAAGACCTGTGGGCCTGTGCAGACATTTGTTTCCTCTTATGCCAGGAGTGCTTATGCACTTGGTAGCTCTGGCCATTGCCAGAAGGGAGAGCTGGAAGGGCTTAGTCATGCTGAGGAAACAAAGCCCCTGCATGGTGGTGAACTGGCATGGGTCAGGAGAAGTTCTCGGTTCTCTCTGTCCCGTGCTCTGTCCCTCAGCAGTGAGCAGCCATGGGCCCAGGCATCATGCCTCTTTCTGTCCTTGTAGGAGCTGCAGGACTCGCTGCTACTGCCAAATTTTGGCTGTCATCAATCCTGGGGACACTCGGTG
Encoded proteins:
- the LOC137843039 gene encoding interferon alpha-inducible protein 27-like protein 2A, whose product is MISIIRRVLFGTSVGVGLALFGAPAIVSALGFKAGGIAAGSIAATMMSAAAIANNGGVAAGSIVAVLQSIGAAGLAATAKFWLSSILGTLGGIIGAKCF